One window of Bacillus sp. THAF10 genomic DNA carries:
- a CDS encoding N-acetyltransferase, whose protein sequence is MITFIQSQQSLLQIEVDIMNSQPAYNALSSGKETLSRYDILKEQKEEKLDKERYVIRWEENYVGIIDFTMKNPKDGNPWLGLFIIHSDWERRGLAKKAYDHYESMMKSRNVKTIRLGCLEENKKGLLYWKKLGFEKVRKVFYREKPLFIMEKEL, encoded by the coding sequence ATGATAACGTTCATACAAAGTCAACAATCTTTACTACAAATAGAGGTAGATATTATGAATTCGCAGCCAGCATATAACGCGCTGTCTAGTGGAAAGGAAACGCTTTCCCGCTACGATATTCTAAAAGAACAAAAAGAAGAAAAGCTCGACAAGGAAAGATACGTCATTAGATGGGAAGAGAATTACGTAGGAATCATTGATTTTACGATGAAAAATCCAAAAGACGGCAATCCTTGGTTGGGACTTTTTATTATCCATTCCGATTGGGAGAGAAGGGGACTGGCGAAAAAAGCATATGACCATTACGAGAGCATGATGAAAAGCAGGAATGTAAAAACAATTAGATTGGGCTGCTTAGAGGAAAATAAAAAGGGACTTTTGTATTGGAAGAAGTTAGGGTTTGAAAAGGTGAGAAAGGTATTTTATCGTGAAAAACCTTTATTTATAATGGAAAAAGAACTATAA
- a CDS encoding D-alanyl-D-alanine carboxypeptidase family protein gives MIILLSHSLPIQAEAINEIFSESAILIDAKSGEVLYEKDSERVMYPASITKIVTALIAIEEGDMEETVTVSENARNQEGSRVYLLEGEKVSLKKLVQGLLINSGNDAGTAIAEHFDGNEAAFANRMNTFVKEQIGVDNTNFTNPHGLFHPDHVTTAKDMAKITQYALNNEIFMEIVGTKTMDWVGEGWETTLYNHHRLLWDYEGTTGVKNGYVPESGHTLVTSASRNGMDLIAVTLKASSKYYSYYDTMAILDYGFQYFTSEKIKRGQMIADASGKEYMLAKHVYVSKQEEDKVQLAVNEKKQLVVQVGDEKQIKDGVLVEKETNELSPVPSTKTETVASAERPTENKSNMLLIVFIFVCLFLFIFIISMKQKKKRRKKLEERFSNSIRYQKRSNFHR, from the coding sequence ATGATTATCCTACTTAGTCACAGTCTACCAATACAGGCAGAAGCGATAAATGAAATTTTCAGTGAATCTGCTATTTTAATAGATGCTAAATCTGGAGAAGTACTATACGAGAAAGATAGTGAACGCGTCATGTACCCTGCTAGTATTACAAAAATCGTCACCGCTCTTATTGCAATTGAAGAAGGAGATATGGAGGAGACCGTAACGGTAAGTGAAAATGCCAGAAATCAAGAAGGTTCAAGGGTTTACTTACTTGAAGGAGAAAAGGTATCCTTAAAAAAACTTGTCCAAGGATTGCTAATTAACTCCGGTAACGATGCAGGAACAGCGATAGCAGAACATTTTGACGGAAATGAAGCAGCTTTTGCAAACAGAATGAACACCTTTGTGAAAGAACAGATTGGGGTAGATAATACGAACTTTACTAACCCGCATGGTTTATTCCATCCCGATCATGTAACCACAGCGAAAGACATGGCCAAAATTACTCAATATGCTCTTAATAACGAAATATTTATGGAAATAGTCGGAACAAAAACCATGGACTGGGTTGGAGAAGGATGGGAAACAACTCTGTATAACCATCATCGTTTACTGTGGGATTACGAAGGCACCACTGGTGTGAAAAATGGCTATGTTCCTGAATCTGGTCATACTTTAGTTACCTCAGCCAGTCGAAATGGAATGGACCTGATTGCAGTGACATTGAAGGCATCATCCAAATATTACAGTTATTATGACACCATGGCGATTTTGGACTATGGCTTTCAATATTTTACCTCAGAAAAAATAAAAAGAGGTCAGATGATTGCAGACGCATCGGGCAAAGAATATATGCTCGCAAAGCATGTATATGTTTCTAAGCAAGAAGAAGACAAAGTGCAGCTTGCAGTGAACGAGAAGAAGCAGTTAGTCGTACAAGTGGGTGACGAGAAACAAATAAAAGATGGTGTACTCGTGGAGAAGGAAACGAATGAACTAAGCCCGGTTCCTTCCACAAAAACAGAGACGGTAGCGAGCGCAGAAAGACCTACTGAAAATAAAAGTAACATGCTCCTTATTGTATTTATCTTTGTTTGCCTTTTTCTATTTATTTTCATCATCAGCATGAAGCAAAAGAAGAAAAGGCGGAAAAAGCTAGAAGAACGCTTTTCTAATTCCATAAGATACCAAAAAAGAAGCAATTTTCATCGCTAA
- a CDS encoding pyridoxamine 5'-phosphate oxidase family protein has translation MPKKETQLHQGLIDALQGEKIVSLITSDKDTNKPNLSIVSWLVAHQDGKTIKFALGHKAESAFNIQQNPELILGVYGDGSCYSINGKGTVSDVIDKTMKYRIVTVEVEAVEDVIFYGGKITQEPDYVKTYDEELAKKLDHEVYEMLKG, from the coding sequence ATGCCAAAAAAAGAAACACAACTCCATCAAGGACTAATTGATGCATTACAAGGAGAAAAAATCGTTTCCCTTATCACCTCAGACAAAGACACAAATAAACCAAACTTAAGTATTGTTTCCTGGCTTGTTGCCCATCAGGACGGTAAAACGATTAAATTCGCCTTGGGTCACAAAGCGGAAAGCGCCTTTAACATTCAGCAAAATCCAGAATTGATACTTGGGGTATATGGCGATGGAAGCTGCTATTCTATCAATGGAAAAGGAACGGTTTCTGATGTCATTGATAAAACAATGAAATATCGGATCGTAACGGTAGAGGTGGAAGCAGTGGAAGACGTTATATTCTATGGCGGAAAGATTACACAGGAACCTGATTATGTGAAAACATATGATGAGGAGCTTGCAAAAAAACTCGATCATGAAGTATATGAAATGTTAAAAGGATAA
- a CDS encoding acyl-CoA dehydrogenase family protein, whose amino-acid sequence MNAIKNFAQTEQQKMFMATAKKLSASFSERAAYYDKNAEFPFRNFQDLKDAGFLDFTIPSRFGGQGKGLYDFLLLQETIAQGDGPTALSLGWHLGMMMNVSVYNSWPEATYRMVCKDVIQYKKLINSAHSEAKTGSPARGGKPETMAKQLSDGTWKIQGRKNFASLAPALDYVIISASIEDTDDVGEFLLKREWEGISIQETWNSMSMRATRSDDLLIDNVVAPSEALLYIKKKMAPKPQGWLLHIPACYLGIAIAARNEAVSFAKTYHPNSLPHPIMNVPKVRDRVANMDIELSSARHYLYSVARNWDEHPDDREELISDLAGAKLVATNASIKVVDEAMRIVGAKSLHADHPLQRYYRDVRAGLHNPPADEITLHLFASRAFDSGDEGK is encoded by the coding sequence GTGAATGCAATAAAAAATTTTGCCCAAACAGAACAACAAAAAATGTTTATGGCAACAGCAAAAAAACTTTCCGCTTCGTTTTCAGAACGAGCTGCTTACTATGACAAGAATGCTGAATTTCCTTTTCGGAATTTTCAGGATTTAAAGGATGCAGGGTTTTTAGATTTTACAATTCCCTCCAGGTTTGGAGGACAGGGTAAAGGGTTGTATGACTTTTTGCTACTCCAAGAAACCATTGCACAAGGAGATGGCCCCACTGCGTTAAGTCTAGGTTGGCATCTCGGGATGATGATGAATGTATCTGTGTATAATAGTTGGCCTGAAGCTACATACAGAATGGTTTGTAAGGATGTAATTCAATATAAAAAACTCATTAATAGTGCACATAGTGAGGCGAAAACAGGAAGTCCGGCTAGAGGGGGAAAACCAGAAACAATGGCAAAACAGCTCTCAGATGGAACCTGGAAAATACAAGGTAGAAAAAATTTCGCATCTCTTGCCCCAGCACTTGATTATGTCATTATTTCTGCGTCTATAGAAGACACCGATGATGTTGGTGAATTCTTGTTAAAGCGGGAGTGGGAAGGAATATCCATACAAGAAACATGGAATTCCATGAGTATGCGGGCAACTAGAAGTGACGATCTACTTATTGATAATGTTGTGGCACCTTCAGAAGCTTTATTATACATAAAAAAGAAAATGGCTCCTAAACCTCAAGGGTGGTTGCTTCATATCCCAGCATGTTATTTAGGCATTGCGATTGCTGCAAGAAATGAAGCAGTTTCTTTTGCCAAGACCTATCATCCGAACAGCCTACCTCACCCGATAATGAATGTGCCAAAAGTAAGAGACAGAGTGGCGAATATGGATATAGAATTGTCTTCCGCTCGGCACTATCTTTATAGTGTAGCAAGGAATTGGGATGAGCATCCTGATGATAGAGAGGAGCTTATCAGTGATTTGGCAGGAGCGAAATTAGTGGCTACAAACGCAAGCATTAAGGTGGTCGATGAAGCTATGCGGATTGTTGGTGCGAAAAGTCTTCACGCCGACCACCCCCTGCAGCGATACTACCGAGATGTTAGGGCAGGGCTGCATAATCCTCCAGCAGATGAAATAACGCTCCATCTTTTTGCTAGTAGGGCATTTGATTCTGGTGATGAAGGTAAGTGA
- a CDS encoding YhdT family protein, giving the protein MTVKKKKIDSRYRIAHREALIGITLVVFQFVWWYGFAYGLGSGPVLEYSYVLGLPAWFFYSCVLGFIVMVILVVLVVKFLFVDVSLEEEEKGDSP; this is encoded by the coding sequence ATGACAGTGAAAAAGAAAAAAATAGATAGTAGATATCGTATTGCCCATCGGGAGGCACTCATTGGAATAACCCTCGTAGTTTTCCAATTTGTTTGGTGGTACGGGTTTGCGTATGGTTTGGGTTCTGGTCCAGTGTTAGAGTATTCCTATGTTTTAGGACTTCCCGCATGGTTTTTTTACAGCTGTGTGCTTGGATTTATCGTCATGGTGATCTTAGTCGTTCTTGTGGTGAAATTTTTGTTTGTGGATGTCTCCCTAGAAGAGGAAGAAAAGGGGGACTCGCCATGA
- the panF gene encoding sodium/pantothenate symporter, translating to MNLQVIVPLFVFLILIFLIGLYSSRKLRDSSSFVQDYFLGGRELGGLLLAMTMVATYGSASSFIGGPGIAYQTGLGWVLLAMIQVVTGYFVLSILGKKFAIIARKMKAITLIDFLKERYKSKWVVLLSASSIIIFLFSAMAAQWVGGARLIESVTGLSYTAALFVFALSVLVYVIIGGFRAVAITDGMQGIVMVVGTVIILAGTIIAGGGVPAIMTELVAENPNLISPFGADKSLTPLYLSSFWILVGVGVVGLPQVAIRAMSYRNTKSMHAALIIGTIVVGFIMLGMHLAGVFGRAVLPGLETPDTIMPLLALHVLPPWLAGIVLAAPMAAIMSTVDSNLLIVSSSIVKDVYLNYVKPEASERGIKRISMGVTTIVGILVFFLAIHPPAFLITLNLFAFGGLEAAFIWPVVLGLYWKQGNKWGALASIITGVVMYIGITLYAPNVFGMHSVVIPVVLSFLAYIGFSLAGKHYCMDEQNKIIDEYLT from the coding sequence ATGAATCTTCAAGTTATTGTTCCATTGTTCGTATTCTTAATTCTTATTTTTCTAATTGGTTTATACTCATCAAGAAAGCTGCGAGATTCATCCTCATTTGTCCAAGATTATTTTCTTGGAGGAAGGGAACTTGGCGGCCTATTGCTTGCCATGACGATGGTCGCTACTTATGGAAGTGCTTCAAGCTTTATTGGAGGACCTGGTATTGCCTATCAAACAGGTCTTGGCTGGGTCTTGCTTGCGATGATTCAAGTGGTGACAGGGTATTTTGTTCTTTCTATTTTAGGCAAGAAATTTGCCATCATCGCAAGGAAAATGAAGGCCATTACCTTAATAGACTTTCTTAAAGAAAGATACAAAAGTAAATGGGTTGTCTTGCTATCTGCTAGTAGTATTATCATCTTTCTCTTTTCGGCTATGGCAGCACAATGGGTTGGTGGAGCTAGGCTGATAGAGTCAGTCACAGGGTTATCCTACACGGCTGCTTTATTTGTTTTTGCTTTGTCTGTGTTGGTGTATGTAATCATTGGAGGATTCAGAGCAGTTGCTATTACAGATGGAATGCAAGGGATTGTAATGGTGGTGGGTACGGTCATCATTCTTGCAGGAACGATCATTGCTGGTGGAGGGGTACCTGCAATTATGACTGAACTCGTTGCAGAAAACCCTAATTTAATCAGTCCATTTGGTGCGGACAAGTCGCTTACTCCGTTATATCTATCCTCATTTTGGATACTAGTAGGAGTAGGGGTGGTCGGTTTGCCACAGGTAGCGATAAGAGCGATGTCGTATCGTAACACTAAATCAATGCATGCGGCTTTGATTATTGGAACCATTGTGGTTGGATTTATCATGCTTGGTATGCATTTAGCGGGAGTGTTTGGAAGAGCAGTACTGCCAGGACTTGAAACCCCTGATACTATAATGCCATTGTTAGCGCTGCATGTCTTACCTCCATGGTTAGCTGGGATTGTATTAGCAGCACCGATGGCAGCAATTATGTCGACTGTGGATTCCAACTTGTTGATCGTTAGTTCCTCTATCGTTAAGGATGTATATTTAAATTATGTAAAACCTGAAGCATCAGAAAGAGGCATAAAAAGAATCAGTATGGGAGTAACGACCATTGTAGGCATCCTCGTGTTTTTTTTGGCTATTCATCCACCGGCCTTTTTGATTACATTAAATCTTTTTGCTTTTGGCGGCTTAGAAGCGGCTTTTATTTGGCCAGTTGTCCTCGGGCTTTATTGGAAGCAGGGTAACAAATGGGGCGCACTAGCCTCTATCATTACAGGTGTGGTGATGTATATTGGAATTACACTCTATGCTCCAAATGTATTTGGTATGCATAGCGTTGTCATCCCGGTCGTATTATCCTTTTTAGCATATATAGGGTTTAGCTTAGCTGGTAAACACTATTGTATGGACGAACAGAACAAAATCATCGATGAGTATCTTACATAA
- a CDS encoding MBL fold metallo-hydrolase, giving the protein MFKKIVALFLILFLLNPLPITESSMLTSMAKVREYSPSNGFTYDTDENKLLDTQTLRVHFINVGQGDAILLQTPKGYNILVDTGPKKSANMLLNYLKNIQVSSLDLLVITHPDFDHIGGIPSLLEKVPVKKILDSGKAHTTLTFIQYKQYVWNNIVPVQYAKEKMKLKIDPDLEIKVLNSGSEEKENNNASIVLHVTYKDMKFLLMGDTEEAEEKRLSRKYNLGSTILKVAHHGSNSSSTTAFLNDVQPKIAVISAGRNNDFNHPHSPVVSRLLDSGADIYNTAESGSIVFTTDGELLFVNVRPWLYANQKPQEAEKSVVITDLDVKEEMVTLENKSSETVDMTDWKLVSKKGYQTFDFPKNYKLGAGETVYIGSGAQKQHIKKYLHWLSDHLWNNKGDKAQLYNNKGELIDEFEDIVKED; this is encoded by the coding sequence TTGTTTAAAAAAATTGTAGCCTTGTTTCTGATTCTGTTTCTTCTTAATCCTCTACCTATAACAGAATCAAGTATGCTGACTTCCATGGCGAAAGTCAGAGAATATTCCCCTTCTAATGGTTTTACATATGACACAGATGAGAATAAGCTTCTTGATACGCAAACACTTCGTGTCCATTTCATTAATGTCGGTCAGGGAGATGCCATTTTGTTGCAAACGCCAAAAGGATACAATATTTTAGTTGATACTGGTCCGAAAAAATCGGCCAATATGCTGTTAAACTATTTGAAAAACATTCAAGTATCCTCTTTAGATTTACTTGTAATTACCCATCCTGATTTTGATCATATTGGTGGAATTCCTTCCTTGCTTGAGAAAGTACCAGTAAAGAAAATATTAGATAGCGGAAAAGCTCATACCACCTTAACGTTTATCCAATATAAACAGTACGTATGGAATAATATCGTGCCCGTTCAATACGCTAAAGAGAAGATGAAGCTGAAAATTGATCCTGATCTTGAAATAAAAGTCCTCAATAGTGGCTCAGAGGAAAAAGAAAATAATAATGCATCGATAGTCTTACATGTTACATATAAAGACATGAAATTTTTGTTAATGGGTGATACAGAGGAAGCAGAAGAAAAAAGGCTAAGCAGAAAGTACAATCTGGGCTCAACGATTTTGAAAGTAGCCCATCATGGCTCAAATAGCTCTTCTACCACCGCATTTTTAAACGATGTTCAACCAAAAATTGCGGTTATTTCTGCAGGAAGAAATAATGATTTTAATCATCCACATTCTCCTGTGGTCTCTAGGCTCTTAGATAGCGGTGCGGATATATACAATACTGCAGAATCAGGAAGCATTGTCTTCACGACAGATGGAGAATTATTGTTTGTCAATGTTCGTCCATGGCTTTATGCAAACCAGAAACCGCAGGAAGCTGAAAAGTCAGTAGTAATCACAGATTTAGATGTAAAGGAAGAAATGGTCACATTAGAAAATAAAAGTTCGGAAACGGTCGATATGACAGACTGGAAACTCGTAAGCAAAAAAGGGTACCAGACCTTTGATTTTCCAAAAAATTATAAGCTTGGTGCAGGTGAGACCGTCTACATAGGGTCAGGCGCACAAAAACAGCATATTAAAAAATACCTTCATTGGTTAAGTGACCATCTATGGAACAACAAAGGAGATAAAGCCCAGCTGTATAACAATAAAGGAGAGCTTATTGACGAATTTGAAGACATAGTAAAAGAGGACTAG
- a CDS encoding CBO0543 family protein has product MEKVYSIILHSIFIMNSTVSDPRWWFLLLSLFLPWILWWKIVDNTRFFEILSYGLFWALLASLFDLAGITYHLWNYPYDLYKDIPTLLSADVAVIPVLYMLLYQYAKTWKTFIVGALLVAVIFSYIFEPIFQLLHMLELIKWSHWKSAISFFLLGLSTKVIFFFLKKHFQSSY; this is encoded by the coding sequence ATGGAAAAGGTCTACAGCATCATTTTACACAGTATCTTTATCATGAATAGTACTGTTTCAGATCCCAGGTGGTGGTTTTTACTTTTGTCTCTCTTCCTACCATGGATCCTCTGGTGGAAAATCGTTGATAACACTCGATTTTTTGAAATCCTATCCTACGGTTTATTTTGGGCGTTGTTGGCAAGCTTGTTTGACTTAGCGGGGATAACCTACCATCTTTGGAATTACCCTTACGACTTATACAAGGATATTCCCACGCTCTTATCCGCGGATGTGGCAGTTATTCCAGTTTTGTATATGCTTTTATATCAGTATGCAAAAACATGGAAAACCTTCATAGTTGGAGCTTTACTAGTAGCCGTCATTTTCTCGTATATTTTTGAACCAATATTCCAATTGCTCCACATGCTTGAATTGATAAAGTGGTCTCATTGGAAATCAGCAATTTCTTTTTTTCTACTAGGACTAAGCACAAAAGTAATCTTTTTTTTCTTAAAGAAACATTTTCAATCAAGTTATTAG
- a CDS encoding PTS glucose transporter subunit IIA, with the protein MLKKLFGKKEQAPTPTEETVLAPINGKVTELTEVPDPTFSQKMMGDGIAIIPEDGEVVSPVNGEIIQFFHTKHAIGIRSESGAEILIHVGLETVSMNGEGFNGHVKEGDNVKVGDKLISFDLDLVKEKAENTITPIVITNGEVIESLDKNVVDQATKGQTAIFEIKMKS; encoded by the coding sequence ATGTTGAAAAAATTGTTTGGAAAAAAAGAACAAGCTCCAACACCAACAGAAGAAACCGTCTTAGCTCCGATCAATGGTAAAGTGACAGAGTTGACAGAGGTTCCAGATCCTACTTTCTCTCAAAAAATGATGGGAGATGGAATCGCAATTATTCCTGAAGATGGAGAAGTGGTATCACCCGTTAATGGGGAAATAATTCAGTTCTTTCATACTAAACATGCCATTGGTATTCGCTCTGAAAGTGGTGCGGAAATATTAATACATGTTGGGCTTGAAACGGTGTCCATGAATGGTGAAGGCTTTAATGGGCATGTAAAGGAAGGAGACAATGTCAAAGTTGGGGATAAATTGATTAGCTTTGACCTAGATCTAGTTAAGGAAAAGGCGGAAAATACCATTACTCCAATTGTCATCACAAATGGTGAAGTAATAGAAAGTCTTGATAAGAATGTTGTAGATCAAGCAACAAAGGGACAAACGGCAATATTTGAGATAAAAATGAAATCGTAA
- the treP gene encoding PTS system trehalose-specific EIIBC component, producing the protein MDIRKQAEEIVQALGGSENISAATHCVTRLRLALHDESKVDKEALEEIDVVKGSFSTNGQFQVVIGQGTVNKVYKEFVEITGVGEASKDEVKKAAESNLNPLQRAIKTLADIFIPILPAIVTAGLLMGVNNLLTGKDIFYSGQSVIDVHTQWADIASIINLIANTAFVFLPGLIGWSAVKRFGGSELLGIVLGLMLVHPDLLNAWGYAEAQEAGEVGTWKFFGLEIEKVGYQGQVLPVLVASYVLAKFENFLSKRVSDAFHMLVVPPITLLLTGFITFVAIGPVTFAIGNFLTDGFVNIFDAVPAIGGLIYGGLYAPLVITGMHHTFLAVDFQLIAAIGGTFLWPMVALSNIAQGSAAFAMMLATKDEKLKGLALTSSISAWLGITEPAMFGVNLRFRYPFFAAMLGSAIAGVIITIAGVKAPAIGVGGIPAFFSIMAQYWPVFFLGMGIVLVVPFVLTFLIAKVKMKKEA; encoded by the coding sequence ATGGACATTAGAAAACAGGCAGAAGAGATTGTCCAAGCACTTGGGGGAAGTGAGAATATTAGCGCAGCAACACATTGCGTCACACGTCTTCGCCTCGCCCTTCATGATGAAAGCAAGGTAGATAAAGAAGCACTAGAGGAAATTGATGTTGTGAAAGGTTCCTTTTCTACCAATGGTCAATTTCAGGTCGTCATCGGTCAAGGAACCGTAAATAAAGTATATAAAGAATTTGTAGAGATAACAGGCGTTGGAGAAGCTTCCAAGGATGAAGTGAAAAAAGCCGCGGAGTCTAACTTAAATCCGTTGCAGCGCGCGATTAAAACACTGGCAGATATTTTTATTCCGATTCTTCCTGCAATCGTAACAGCCGGTTTATTAATGGGTGTTAACAATCTTTTAACTGGAAAAGACATCTTTTACAGTGGACAATCTGTTATTGACGTACACACACAATGGGCCGATATAGCAAGCATCATTAACTTGATCGCTAATACAGCCTTTGTATTTTTACCTGGATTAATAGGGTGGTCAGCTGTTAAACGCTTCGGTGGAAGTGAGCTTCTTGGTATCGTGCTCGGTTTGATGCTCGTTCATCCTGATTTATTAAATGCCTGGGGCTATGCTGAAGCACAGGAGGCTGGCGAAGTAGGAACCTGGAAATTCTTTGGCCTTGAGATTGAAAAAGTAGGCTACCAAGGTCAAGTGTTACCAGTGTTAGTGGCTTCTTATGTTCTTGCAAAATTTGAGAATTTCCTATCAAAACGAGTTAGTGATGCGTTTCATATGTTAGTTGTTCCACCGATTACACTATTGCTTACTGGATTTATCACGTTTGTTGCAATTGGACCAGTAACCTTTGCTATCGGTAATTTCTTAACAGATGGATTTGTAAATATTTTTGATGCAGTACCTGCTATAGGTGGATTAATTTATGGTGGATTATATGCACCACTAGTAATAACAGGAATGCATCATACGTTCTTAGCGGTAGATTTTCAGCTCATTGCAGCAATTGGTGGAACATTCCTGTGGCCGATGGTTGCCTTGTCTAATATTGCACAAGGATCTGCTGCTTTTGCCATGATGCTTGCGACTAAAGATGAAAAATTAAAAGGTCTAGCTCTTACATCCTCGATTTCAGCATGGCTTGGAATAACAGAGCCTGCCATGTTTGGTGTAAATCTTCGTTTCCGCTATCCGTTCTTTGCGGCAATGCTAGGTTCCGCCATAGCTGGTGTAATTATCACGATTGCAGGGGTAAAAGCTCCAGCGATTGGTGTCGGAGGAATACCTGCTTTCTTTTCTATCATGGCACAATACTGGCCAGTGTTCTTCTTAGGTATGGGAATTGTATTAGTCGTTCCGTTTGTTTTAACATTCTTAATTGCAAAAGTGAAAATGAAAAAAGAAGCGTAA
- a CDS encoding alpha-glucosidase codes for MNRSWWKESVIYQIYPRSFMDSDGDGIGDIQGIIMKLDYLKELGIDTIWLSPVYESPNDDNGYDISNYQKIMKEFGTMEDWENLLDEVHIRDMKLVMDLVVNHTSDEHEWFVQAKASKNNPYRDYYIWRDGKEDGGAPNNWGSNFGGSAWEFNEVTGDYYLHLFSKKQPDLNWQNKELREEIYSMMKWWLDKGIDGFRMDVINFISKEEYLPDDEVKPGNRYASGSKYYRNGPNIHSYLKEMNQEVLSKYNVMTVGEMPGVSPQQALEYTAEENNELNMVFQFEHVGLDNGPSGKWELKQLDLMDLKQSLSRWQYALVEKGWNSLYFNNHDQPRSVSRFGDDKEYRVESAKMLATLLHMMKGTPYVYQGEELGMTNVKFDSIHQYKDIESIQAYNDLKEAGYSEEKVMESLFAKSRDNARTPMQWNKEVHAGFTTGTPWIEVNPNYPNINAEAALEDKNSIFHYYKTLIQLRKQLDLIIYGDYELILEDHPEIFAYTRKYEDKKLLVMCNFYGNTPTFTLPREINFMTKQLLLGNYEVEEQSSITEFTLQPYEARVYLLN; via the coding sequence ATGAATCGATCTTGGTGGAAAGAGAGTGTCATATACCAGATTTATCCCCGCAGTTTTATGGATTCAGACGGAGATGGAATTGGAGATATTCAAGGCATCATCATGAAACTAGACTACTTAAAGGAGCTTGGTATTGATACCATTTGGTTGTCTCCTGTTTATGAATCTCCTAACGATGATAACGGCTATGATATAAGTAACTACCAAAAAATAATGAAAGAATTCGGCACGATGGAGGATTGGGAAAATCTATTAGATGAAGTACATATCCGTGACATGAAGCTTGTCATGGATTTAGTGGTCAATCATACATCAGATGAACACGAATGGTTTGTACAAGCAAAAGCCTCAAAAAATAACCCTTATAGGGATTACTATATTTGGAGAGATGGGAAGGAAGATGGAGGAGCACCAAATAATTGGGGTTCTAATTTTGGTGGCTCTGCCTGGGAATTCAATGAGGTAACTGGAGATTATTATCTGCATCTTTTCTCCAAAAAGCAACCGGATCTTAATTGGCAGAACAAAGAATTACGAGAAGAAATCTACAGCATGATGAAGTGGTGGTTGGACAAAGGTATTGATGGCTTTCGAATGGATGTCATTAATTTTATCTCAAAAGAGGAGTACTTGCCAGACGATGAAGTGAAACCAGGAAATCGGTATGCATCTGGAAGCAAGTATTATCGAAATGGCCCTAATATCCATTCCTATTTAAAAGAAATGAATCAAGAGGTATTATCGAAATACAATGTGATGACCGTTGGAGAAATGCCCGGAGTTTCTCCACAGCAAGCCTTAGAATATACTGCCGAAGAAAATAATGAATTAAATATGGTATTTCAATTTGAGCATGTGGGACTTGATAATGGACCATCAGGGAAATGGGAGTTAAAACAATTAGACCTCATGGATCTGAAACAAAGCCTTTCTCGCTGGCAATATGCGCTTGTCGAAAAGGGATGGAATAGTCTCTATTTTAATAACCATGACCAACCAAGGTCAGTATCCCGTTTTGGAGATGACAAAGAGTACCGAGTGGAATCAGCCAAAATGCTTGCTACGCTACTTCACATGATGAAGGGAACGCCATATGTGTATCAAGGAGAAGAACTTGGTATGACAAATGTGAAGTTTGATTCCATCCATCAATATAAAGATATTGAAAGCATCCAGGCATATAACGATCTAAAAGAAGCAGGATACTCAGAAGAGAAAGTAATGGAGAGTTTATTTGCAAAAAGCCGAGATAATGCAAGAACTCCCATGCAATGGAACAAAGAAGTACATGCAGGATTTACAACGGGGACACCTTGGATAGAAGTAAACCCAAATTATCCAAACATAAATGCAGAAGCTGCACTTGAGGATAAAAATTCGATTTTTCATTATTACAAAACACTTATTCAATTGCGAAAGCAATTAGACTTAATTATTTATGGTGACTATGAATTAATACTAGAAGATCACCCAGAAATATTTGCTTATACAAGAAAATACGAAGACAAAAAATTACTGGTTATGTGTAATTTCTATGGGAATACACCAACCTTTACACTCCCAAGAGAAATCAATTTTATGACCAAACAGTTACTACTTGGAAATTATGAGGTGGAAGAACAAAGCAGCATCACTGAGTTCACTCTCCAGCCTTATGAGGCAAGAGTGTATTTGTTAAATTAA